Below is a genomic region from Miniphocaeibacter halophilus.
TGCTAATATAATTGCAAATAATACTAACAAATAACTCCAATCAAAATTATAATAAAAATTATATCCGTACATATCTATCCCTCTAATATAATATTAGTTTTAAATTCATTTCCCTTTAAAAAGTCTTTTACATACATAGCTTTTTTATTAGGAAATTGAATCTTATTTAAAACTACATAACCACCATTTACAGCTATTTTAATGCCTTCATCGGCTACCTTTACCACCTTGCCAAATTCATTGTCATGATTTTCTTTAATTATATTCATTTCATGAATTTTGACAATTTTATTGTCATAGTTAAAATAAAATCCCGGCCATGGGTACATTCCTCTAAATTTATTGTATAAATCTTTAATATTATCAGCCCAATTAATCTTGCCCATTGACTTTTTTAGCATACCTCTGTATACAGCTATTTTTTCATTTTGTTTAACCCGATTATTATAATAATAGTCAAAATTATTAACTACTTCAACAAGGGATTTTGCCCCAATAATTTTTAATCTATCATGTAGTTGTTCAGCATTTTCATTTTCGTCTATAGGAGTATTTTCAATTTTTAAAATGTCTCCGGAATCAAGTTCCTTCTCAACTAACATAATAGTTGTACCAGTTTCTTTTTCACCTTCAATTATAGCCCAATTTATAGGTGCAGCACCTCTGTATTTAGGAAGTACGGAAGAATGTAGGTTTATAATCCTATCTTTAAATCGAGTTAATAATCTATCCCCTATTATTTGTCCATATGCAACAACTACTAATAAATCAGGGTTAAGTTCCTTTAAAGTCTCGTAAACCTCATCTGAATTAATATTTTCCGGTGTAATACATTCTAAATTGTTTTCTATTGCATATTGTTTTACCGGAGTAGGGGTAAATTTTCCCCTACTCCTTTTTTTGTCCTTCTGACTAATTACTAAATCCACAGAAATATTTTTATCTTCATTTAATTTTCTTAATGATTCCACAGCAAAATCCGGTGTTCCTAAGAAAACTATTTTAATCATTCATTTTCACCATTTTCTTCTTCTAATATTTCTTCTTCTAACATTCCTTCTTTTTCTAGCATTTCTTCATCTACTTCTATTTTCTTATCTATATAAAGTATTCCTTCTAAATGATCCAGTTCATGACTTATACAAACGGCCTTATATCCATCACATTTCATAGTGCGTTTTTCTCCTTTTTCATCAAGATACTCAACAGTTAATTCCTTTGGTCTTTGGACATAACCAGATTCATCTGGAACCGATAAACAACCTTCAATATTTATTTGTGTTTCATCGCTTTCTTCTATTATTTTAGGATTTATCATCATCAATAATCCTTCTTCATCTCTCATATCTACCACTACTACTCTTCTTAAGACACCTACTTGTGGAGCAGCCAATCCTAACCCCTCTGCTTCATATAAAGTATCTTTCATATCATCAAGAAGTTCCAATATTCTTTCATTAATTTCAGAAACTTCCCTAGATTTTTTTCTTAGTAATGGATCTCCTTCTATTCTAATTTGTCTAATTGCCATATTGCCTCCTAAAAAAATGATATAGGATTAACAGTTATACTTAATTTAAATCCTGTTAAATTAATCTTATATTCATCTTCAATTAACACTCTTTTTATTATTTTTAGAAAATCCAAGTCATTTTTTTCAAATTTAAAATGAATATCAAATCTAAAAAAATCATTAATTCTATTTACAGGACTAGGATTCGGTCCAATAATTTCTATATTCTTTAATTTTTCTTTCTTAATATTATTTTGAATATACCTAAGTATTTCAAAAAGCTTTAATCTTGTTTGCGTTCTATTTTTACCCGATACCTTTATATTTAATAATTTGTAAAAAGGAGGATATTTAAATCTTTTTCGATATTCTATTTCTAAATTATAAAATGATTCATAATCATGATTTTTACTTGCCATAATTGAATAATGGCCCGGTTTATATGTTTGTATAAACACATTACCAGTACTTTCTCCTCTTCCTGCTCTTCCCGCTACTTGGGTTAGTAACTGAAATGTTTTTTCCGAGGATTTATAATCTCCAACATTTAAACTAATATCCGCTGCAACTATTCCAACTAAGGTTACATCTTTAAAATCAAATCCCTTAGTTATCATTTGTGTTCCAATTAGAATATCAATCTCCTTGTTTTTCATTTTGTTATATAAATTAGTATAGGTGTTTTTACCTGTATTTGTATCTCCATCTATTCTGTATATATTTGCATCTGGAAATAATTTTCTACACTCTTCTTCCAGCTTTTCTGTACCTGCTCCAAACTCTTTAATATACCTACTTCCACAATTAGGACAAATATTAGGTTTATATTTTGTTCTACCACAGTGATGACAGACTAGCCTATTACTTCTTTTATGATAAGTCATTGAAACATCACAATGTTGACACATTTCCACATAACCACATCTTCTACAAAAAATATAGGAAGTATGTCCTCTTTTATTCAAAAATAAAATACTTTGATTACCTAAAGATAAATTCTCTTCAAGAGCTTCTTTAAGTTTGGAACTAAAAATTGAAGTATTGCCAGCTTTTAATTCCTCCCTCATATCTACTATATTTACTTTTGGTAAAGAAGAATTTGTTGCCCTATTCATTATTGTAAATAAATTATAGTAACCCTCTTTAGCTTTGTAATAGGATTCAATACTGGGTGTAGCTGATCCTAGGACTAGTTTTGCATTATTTTGTCTAGTTCTATATTCAGCAACTTCAATAGTATTATATTTAGGATTTTTTTCACTATAATAACTAGTGTCATGTTCCTCATCTATTATTAAAAGACCTAAGTTTTTTACTGGTGCAAAAACAGCTGACCTTGCACCAACTACAATCTTATAATCACCATTTTCAATTTGTTGCCATTGCTCTAATTTTTCTGTAGGTGTTAACTTAGAATGAAGTACAGCTACTTGATTTGGAAATCTACCAGAAAACCGTTCGATTGTCTGTGGTGTTAAGGAAATTTCCGGTACTAGGAT
It encodes:
- the fmt gene encoding methionyl-tRNA formyltransferase, encoding MIKIVFLGTPDFAVESLRKLNEDKNISVDLVISQKDKKRSRGKFTPTPVKQYAIENNLECITPENINSDEVYETLKELNPDLLVVVAYGQIIGDRLLTRFKDRIINLHSSVLPKYRGAAPINWAIIEGEKETGTTIMLVEKELDSGDILKIENTPIDENENAEQLHDRLKIIGAKSLVEVVNNFDYYYNNRVKQNEKIAVYRGMLKKSMGKINWADNIKDLYNKFRGMYPWPGFYFNYDNKIVKIHEMNIIKENHDNEFGKVVKVADEGIKIAVNGGYVVLNKIQFPNKKAMYVKDFLKGNEFKTNIILEG
- the def gene encoding peptide deformylase, with translation MAIRQIRIEGDPLLRKKSREVSEINERILELLDDMKDTLYEAEGLGLAAPQVGVLRRVVVVDMRDEEGLLMMINPKIIEESDETQINIEGCLSVPDESGYVQRPKELTVEYLDEKGEKRTMKCDGYKAVCISHELDHLEGILYIDKKIEVDEEMLEKEGMLEEEILEEENGENE
- the priA gene encoding primosomal protein N' — translated: MIYVEIVLENKTRVTDRIYTYKVDEQYKHDVKIGKRVIVPFGKGNKKRLGIIVNILDEVNFKFELKYIYKIVDKNPIVTTDLIELAFYMRDRYLSDFSSAFQTVLPPGNWKDLEEVYFVNENSINDLDGETYNFFIKPRSYEDIQKKYPNLNITELLENNILKTKYIIKNSIKERKTYFYEYNKNFKLKSIRKNAKSQIKIIDYLKNNGKTEIKKLLKNTSTSSSVLKTLEKKEAIIKIEEVSYGKVIEENEIYKKITLNNEQKEIFNKILKSENNFNLIHGVTGSGKTEIYLHLTEQILKENKSVIILVPEISLTPQTIERFSGRFPNQVAVLHSKLTPTEKLEQWQQIENGDYKIVVGARSAVFAPVKNLGLLIIDEEHDTSYYSEKNPKYNTIEVAEYRTRQNNAKLVLGSATPSIESYYKAKEGYYNLFTIMNRATNSSLPKVNIVDMREELKAGNTSIFSSKLKEALEENLSLGNQSILFLNKRGHTSYIFCRRCGYVEMCQHCDVSMTYHKRSNRLVCHHCGRTKYKPNICPNCGSRYIKEFGAGTEKLEEECRKLFPDANIYRIDGDTNTGKNTYTNLYNKMKNKEIDILIGTQMITKGFDFKDVTLVGIVAADISLNVGDYKSSEKTFQLLTQVAGRAGRGESTGNVFIQTYKPGHYSIMASKNHDYESFYNLEIEYRKRFKYPPFYKLLNIKVSGKNRTQTRLKLFEILRYIQNNIKKEKLKNIEIIGPNPSPVNRINDFFRFDIHFKFEKNDLDFLKIIKRVLIEDEYKINLTGFKLSITVNPISFF